The stretch of DNA ATGAAGAAGACGGGAAAAAAGCATTGTTTACGGGAGATGGACATTGCAAGGATATCTTGGAAGGATTGAAGCAGCAGAAAAAACTAGATAGTCATGGGAGGATACATGTAAATGTGCTGAAAATACAACACCATGGGGCAGAAGCAAATATAGATCTGGAATTTTGCAAAGATGTTACCGCAGATCATTATATATTTTGTGGCAATGGCGGGCACGAAAACCCGGAAATACCTGTGGTAGATCTTGTAGTAAATTCTCGTTTAGGAAATACAGATGAGAGAAGTGGGAATGCAGAGGTTGGGAATAGGTTTAAACTGTGGTTTAGTAGTAGTGAGGCTAATAACCATATTTCAGATAATAAGAAGCATATGAAAAAACTAACGGACAGGGTAGCCCACCATGCATCTAACTCAGGAGGTAAGATGAGGTATCATTTTATGAAGCCGAATTATGCTTCGTTTGTTATTGATCTTTAAAATATAATTATGGCGCAAAGATTTAGTGGTTACCCCAAAACAGTATGGATTGGTAACCCAAAAGGACCAGGAAATAAAGATGTATACCGCGGAATGACTTTACTCGAAGCATTCAGCTATACGGACAAGCGAGGAAAAAAATGGACATCACCCGAAGGTTGTTATGTAAATGGAGCAACAATTCCTGAATTTTTATGGAGTAGAGTGGGCTCCCCGTTTACAGGGGAATACAGAAGAGCTTCGGTTATACATGATTATTATGTAGGAGAGGGCCGAAATCCTGATGTTTCTAAGGCCGACAGGATAAAAGCAGATAAGATATTTCATGAAGGTTGTTTACATGATGGATGCTCAAGGGCTTTTGCAGGGATGTTGTACATAGGAGTTCGCTTTGGTACATGGGGAGCGTCGCTTAAGAATAAGTTTAAAAACTTTAAAGGAAGAAAATTGGAAAAAAAGCTGCTTGAAGAGTATGACAATTTGGTTTCCAAACTATCCGATTCATTAGAAGTTATGGAATTCGATGAGTTGGAAAAAGAAGTTGAAAAGCATAAGCCTGTTTAGATCCTAGACTAAGTAAAGTTATTATGGCAGAATTGACCGAAGAAGAATGGAGAATAAAGGAGATTAAGAATAAAATCTTTATTAGCCGATGGAGTGTAATTGTTGGATTGCTTACACTATTCGGTTCATTATGGGGCTTTTTTAATGAGTCATACGAAAATCGAATACAGTTAAAAAGGGAATTTGCTACAACGTTACATAACGACAAAATAAAGCGGATGACGGAAATTGCTTCTGAATTTGATCGGATTTATTTGTCAACGCTTAGAGTGTTTACAGAAGTTGATGTAGACAAACTCACATTAGGTTTAGAATTGGATGCCGTTAGTGATCAATTGAGGAGTTCAGAAATTGGACATAAGCGAATCGTACACCTTGAAGAGTCATTAGACTCTTTTAGTGATTTATTACTCAATGAAGATATTGGTGTTTGGCAACTTAAAAAAGGTATTCTTCTTCAAGAAAATTGGAAGGTAATAGAGGATGCTGTGACACCTGACTTTGAAATGATATATGGTGAGGAGTTGAGTAAAGAATGGAAAGTACTTTCCACATCAGCTTGGACAGTATTAAATAACAAGTTTGCCATAACAAGTCAATCGCCAGATTTAATAAAATTTAAGTTGGCAGGAAATGTATTTCAAAAGAAACTATATGGCATGATTAAAACCACCAAAGAGGCAGGGGCGGGAATGATCATTTAGTTATCTCAATAACTATCCACCAATTACCTACCTTCACAATCCTTCAAAAAAGGAGTTAATTAGCAAACAATAGAAAAGCAAAGAGCAGAATGGATAATAAGGCGCACAACAAAGTAGTAAGTTTTATATGGGGTATTGCAGATGATGTATTGAGAGACGTTTTTGTACGAGGAAAGTACAGAGACATCATCCTGCCGTTTACCGTTATTAGAAGATTAGATGTTCTTCTTGAAACAACAAAAGAAAAGGTTTTAGAAACCAATCAGTTTCTAATTGATAATAAAATTGACGAGAAGTCTTCTCTTACCAAGGTCTCTAAATACCCATTTTACAATACGTCTGGATTTACATTGGGAAAAAACAGTGAGGAAGATGCAAAATTCAAATACGTTTCAGTTATGTCCGACCCAGATAGAATTGATTCTAATTTATTAGAATACTTAGATGGGTTTGGGCCAAATGTTCAAGAGATCATCTCTAAGTTTAAGATCCGAAATCAGTTGGAGACCATGCAAGAAGCTGGGATTACTTATGGACTCATTGAAAAACTGGTGTCGAACGAAATAAACCTTGGCCCTGATGATGTAACCAATTCTAAAGGCGAAAAACTACCTGGATTAACCAATCTAGGAATGGGCTATGTTTTTGAAGAATTGATTAGAAAGTTTAATGAGGAGAACAACGAAGAAGCCGGAGAACATTTTACCCCACGAGAGATTATTCGCTTGATGACTCATATCGTTTTCGAACCATTAAAAGGGAAATTCAAAGACCGTGCTCGTCATACCATTTATGATCCAGCTTGCGGTTCAGGGGGAATGCTAACGGAATCTGAAAAATTCGCTAAGGAAATAACGGATAATCAGGCAAAATTTATTTTACATGGACAAGAGGTAAATCCTGAAACCTACGCCATCTGTACTTCCGATATGCTTATTAAAAATGAGGATCCCAAGAACATAGCATACGGTTCTACGCTTGGTAATGATGGGTTTATCGGAGAGCGGTTTGATTTTATGCTCTCTAATCCTCCTTATGGGAAAAGTTGGAAAATTGACATGGATGCCATTCTAGACGGAAGAGAAATTATCGATCCTCGATTTAAAAAGGGAACGCCACGAAGCAGTGATGGACAACTTTTATTTTTGGCCAACATGGTATCGAAAATGAAACACAGTTCAGATCTTGGTTCTCGTATTGCTTCTGTGCACAATGGTTCTGCTTTGTTTACTGGCGATGCTGGAAGTGGTGAGAGCAATATAAGGAAATGGATTATTGAAGAGGATTGGCTGGATTGTATTATCGGTTTGCCAAAAAATATGTTTTACAATACAGGAATCTCAACCTACATTTTCATTCTGTCTAACAGAAAGCCGAAGGAGCGAAAAGGTAAGGTTCAGTTAATAGATGCTTCTGGAATCTACAAGAAAATGAGAAAGAGTCTGGGAGCAAAGTCTTACGAACTAACTAAAGAGCAGATTAGAGAGATCACAGATATCTATTTGTCTTTTGAAGAAACTGAAGTTTCTAAAAAGTTTAAGAACTCAGACTTCGGCTATAATAAAATCACGATAGATCGTCCTTTGAGGTTGTCGTGTCAGTTTACCCAAGAGAAAGTAGCCTCTTTAAGGTTTAATACCGCTTTACAAGACGAAATGGAATACATCTACGAACGATATGGCGAAGATGTGTACACAGATGTTAAACAACATAAAGAGGCGCTTTTAATGTACTGGGAAACCAACGAGATTAAAGTAACGCCACCCAATAAAAATAAATTGTTCGATGTAAATTATTGGAAGGATCAAAAGAAAGTGATGGAGGCAGCTCAACAATTGTTCGAACATTTTAGTGAGGACATCAGCAACGACTTTAACGATTACCAAATCATTTTTAATGATGCTATTAAGAAGTTAAAACTGAAGTTGGACAATGCGCAGAAGAAACAAATCATCAATGCCATTAAATGGGAAAACGAGGAAGCAGAACGGGTTATTAAAAAGAAGGAAAAGGATGGCACCATTGTTTATGAGCCAGATGCCAATTTAAGAGACAATGAGAACGTTCCGTTGCTTGAGGACATCGACGAGTATTTTAAAAGGGAAGTAATCCCTCATGTACCAGATGCCTGGATAGATTATTCTAAAACTACCACTGGTTACGAAATTTCTTTTACCAAGTATTTCTACAAATACAAACCTCTAAGAAGTTTAGAAGATATTACCGCTGACTTATTGGAAGTCGAGAAAGCAAGTGAAGGATTGTTGAAACAAATATTAAGTTAATGAACAATTTTAAAACATATCCTTCATATAAGAATTCTGGCATTGGCTGGATTGGAGAATTACCAAGTGATTGGGAAGTGAAAAAAGTGAAATACCTTTTTGATATTACCAAAAGGATTTCAGGTGAGTTAGGCCATAATGTTTTGTCAATAACTCAAAGAGGAATTAAGATAAAAGATATTGAGAGTGGTGGTGGCCAACTTTCTATGGATTATTCAAAATACCAGTTGGTTGACAAGGGAGATTTCGGAATGAATCATATGGATTTATTGACAGGGTTTGTGGATATCTCAAAGTATGATGGTGTGATGAGTCCTGATTATCGCGTCTTCAAATTGAAGGACAAAGAATGTGATGCACGGTATATGCTTTACTTATTCCAAAAAGGATATTGGGATAAATTGTTTTTCCATCTTGGTCAAGGAAGTTCGGAGTTAGGGCGATGGAGATTGCCTGCTGACGAATTTAATTTGTTTCAGTTGCCGGTTCCGATGCCAGCAGAACAAGCGGTCATCGCTAATTTCTTAGACAAGAAAACGGCTGGAATAAAAAGTTTTATTGAGTTGAAAGAAAAGGCAATTAAGCTACTCAAAGAGCGAAAAACGGCAATTATCAACGAAGCTGTAACCAAAGGCTTAGACCCAAATGTGGAAATGAAAGATTCTGGCATCGAGTGGTTGAGTGAGATTCCGAAACATTGGGAGGTAAAGAAACTGAAGTACTTGAGCAAGATAAAAACAGGAGAAAAAGATTCAATAGACAAGGAGCCAGACGGGGCGTTTCCTTTCTTTGTACGTTCAGACACAATTGAAAATATTTCTACTTTCTCATTTGATGGGGAGGCTGTATTGACAGCAGGAGATGGTGCAGGGGTGGCTAAAGTTTTTCACTACATCGATGGTAAGTTTGATTATCACCAAAGAGTATATAAGATTAGCAACTTTAGGACAATATTGGGGAAGTTCTTTTATTATTACTTAAAGGTCAACCTCTCGAAAGAAGTAATGAGAATTTCGGTAAAAACAACTGTGGACTCATTACGATTGCCAATGTTTTTGAATTTGCCAATTTGCTACCCAAGTAGTGATAATCAAAAAGAAATTGTTGAATCACTGGAGCAGAACTTAAATAAAATGGCTCTATGTCAAATATAGTGGGTAG from Flavobacteriales bacterium encodes:
- a CDS encoding restriction endonuclease subunit S, whose translation is MNNFKTYPSYKNSGIGWIGELPSDWEVKKVKYLFDITKRISGELGHNVLSITQRGIKIKDIESGGGQLSMDYSKYQLVDKGDFGMNHMDLLTGFVDISKYDGVMSPDYRVFKLKDKECDARYMLYLFQKGYWDKLFFHLGQGSSELGRWRLPADEFNLFQLPVPMPAEQAVIANFLDKKTAGIKSFIELKEKAIKLLKERKTAIINEAVTKGLDPNVEMKDSGIEWLSEIPKHWEVKKLKYLSKIKTGEKDSIDKEPDGAFPFFVRSDTIENISTFSFDGEAVLTAGDGAGVAKVFHYIDGKFDYHQRVYKISNFRTILGKFFYYYLKVNLSKEVMRISVKTTVDSLRLPMFLNLPICYPSSDNQKEIVESLEQNLNKMALCQI
- a CDS encoding SAM-dependent DNA methyltransferase, with amino-acid sequence MDNKAHNKVVSFIWGIADDVLRDVFVRGKYRDIILPFTVIRRLDVLLETTKEKVLETNQFLIDNKIDEKSSLTKVSKYPFYNTSGFTLGKNSEEDAKFKYVSVMSDPDRIDSNLLEYLDGFGPNVQEIISKFKIRNQLETMQEAGITYGLIEKLVSNEINLGPDDVTNSKGEKLPGLTNLGMGYVFEELIRKFNEENNEEAGEHFTPREIIRLMTHIVFEPLKGKFKDRARHTIYDPACGSGGMLTESEKFAKEITDNQAKFILHGQEVNPETYAICTSDMLIKNEDPKNIAYGSTLGNDGFIGERFDFMLSNPPYGKSWKIDMDAILDGREIIDPRFKKGTPRSSDGQLLFLANMVSKMKHSSDLGSRIASVHNGSALFTGDAGSGESNIRKWIIEEDWLDCIIGLPKNMFYNTGISTYIFILSNRKPKERKGKVQLIDASGIYKKMRKSLGAKSYELTKEQIREITDIYLSFEETEVSKKFKNSDFGYNKITIDRPLRLSCQFTQEKVASLRFNTALQDEMEYIYERYGEDVYTDVKQHKEALLMYWETNEIKVTPPNKNKLFDVNYWKDQKKVMEAAQQLFEHFSEDISNDFNDYQIIFNDAIKKLKLKLDNAQKKQIINAIKWENEEAERVIKKKEKDGTIVYEPDANLRDNENVPLLEDIDEYFKREVIPHVPDAWIDYSKTTTGYEISFTKYFYKYKPLRSLEDITADLLEVEKASEGLLKQILS
- a CDS encoding DUF1353 domain-containing protein, giving the protein MAQRFSGYPKTVWIGNPKGPGNKDVYRGMTLLEAFSYTDKRGKKWTSPEGCYVNGATIPEFLWSRVGSPFTGEYRRASVIHDYYVGEGRNPDVSKADRIKADKIFHEGCLHDGCSRAFAGMLYIGVRFGTWGASLKNKFKNFKGRKLEKKLLEEYDNLVSKLSDSLEVMEFDELEKEVEKHKPV